A region of the candidate division WOR-3 bacterium genome:
GCCTTCGATGGTGTCGTAAAGCCCCGAGATCAACTCCCCAAGAAAGCCCATTAAAAAGAGGATCAAACCTGAGAGGAGCAAAAACATTACAAGGTAAACCAGGGGTCTATATCCAAAATGTCTGAAAATCCTAAGATACAATGCTATAATTCCAGTCAGAATGCCCAGAACTGTGCTTACAAGCCCTAATCCCCCAAAGAAAAACATGGGCTTTCGCCTGAAAGTTATAAGAAACTTCACCGAAAGAAGGTCAAAGAAACCCACAAGTATTCTTCCAAATCCTCTATACTTACTCACGCCGTATATCCGTGGTCTCAGAATAACTCTTTCCTCAACGATCTTAAAGCCATATTCCTTTGCCCAGGGAATTATATATCGGTGCCAATCTTTGCGAAGGGGCAGTAGCTCCAGTATTTCCCTTCTCATAACTTTTATGCTGTTCATATCGTGAATTTTAATGCCAAAGAGGACCCTCACAAGAAAATTGTATATCCTTGACACAAATTGCTTTTCATATTTCCCCATCTTCCAACCAGCGACGAGATCAATTCCTTCCTTCTCTATCCTCTCACTCATCTTCAAAACATCTTCTAAAGTAAACTGAAGGTCCGCAGGGAAAAAAGCAACTACCTCATACTTAGCATGCCTTAAGGCCGTCTTCAATGCATGGGTAACGCCAAGGTTCCTACGGTGCCTGTAGAATTTAATATTAGGATATCCAGAAGCTACCCTCTTAAGCTCTTCGTAGGTACCGTCAACCGAGCCGTCATCAACAATAATCATTTCCCAGTTTAGATTGTGTTTTTGGGTAAACTCTAAGAAATACTTTACCAGCGGGGCTATATTATCCTTTTCATCCTTCGCTGGAACAAGAAGTGAGACTTCCATATGAGAATTATACCATAACCTTCATAACTATTCAAAAAACGGAAAAGGCACAGGAAGTGTTAATTACTATTCCCACCTTTCTTAGCGATCAAGGGGTTCCCCAGGGTTATTAAAGTTATGAAAAAGAGCAAAAAATCGGAAAAGATTAACGCCATTCTGGTAAGTAACGAAAAAGCTGAAGCCACTTCTGCTGGATAGGAACCCCTTAAAAGGGTCATCAATATTGATTCCCTTACTCCAAAACCCGCAGGTGCAATGAGCATTAAATAACCGAGAATCCAGGAAATAGGATAGGTTGTAATAGAGTCAAGGAGCGAAACCTTTATGTTCGAACCCTGAACCATTATCCAGAAACTAACACCTGTTGCTATCCAAAGAAGGAAATACCAAACAAACACCAAGAGGTTCCTCTTAAAAGGTATGTTGATTTTCGTAAAATCGTAATCTTGCTTCCTTACCTTTGCAAAAAGCTTAAGAAAAAACTTAACAAAACGCGGATGCTGTAAGACAATAAGGACAGCAAAAAGCAATAGTGCATAAATTGCCCATAGCTGGGGAATGCCCCCCTTGAGGAAGAACCGTGCGAAGAAAACCATTACCGCTGATGAGCTTGATATAATGACCTCAAGAAAAACCGTTGCTAAGGTAATCTCGGGCGCTACATCCCTTGTAAGGGCAACCCTTCCAACAAATTGCCAGATTTTTCCCGGCACATACTTTCCTACATTGGAGTATATCCACGAGATTATAGCCAATTTGGGCGGAATCTCTATTCCGAATCCCTTTAAAATATACCTCCAGACGAAGGGGTAGCAAAAAATAATAAGGGAAAGAAAGATTACGCCTCCCGACAAAAACCAGGGGTTTAAGGTTAAAAAAGTCTCTTTAAAGGCCTTCGCATTTCTTACAAGGGGTGATACGACATAATAAAAAAGGGCAACAACAAGTACTATCTGGAGGATACTCCAAAAAATCTTTTTGACTCTCATTATGGTTTCTTAATAGCGATAATCAGCGCAATTAGAGAAATAGCAAAACCGAGGGAGCATAGAATAAATCCCAACCTATGGTAATTTGATTCGAATTTTGCCACTATCTTGTGTTCACCCGCCGGGCAGTAGATAGCCATAAAGGCGTAGTTTGCGATATAAGATTGGACCTTCTTGCCATCAACATAAAACTTCCAGGCAGGATGGTAATTCTCAGAAATCACAACAAAACCCGGGTGCGGAAGCTGTGCAGAAATTTCGAAGCTATTTCCCTGGTGAGAGACCATCCTGAGATTTATCGCACCATTGTATGAAGAGCTCTCTGCCTCAACTTCCGGCTCTTTTTCCAATAAAACGTACTTTTTGAAAGAATCAGAAGGCCAGGTCTTTATTAAGGAAAGTATAGAATCACTTTTCAAAACTTTGTAGTTTTCAGAGAAATAGACCCTCCCGAAGTTGTTATCGTTTCTATAAAGGGCAAGCTGGCCAGTACTCTTATAAAGGGAAAAGTGGCTAAGATAGTTAATCCAATTCCTGATGGCACTTCTTGTGTTCTCATCATACCTCGTGGTGTCGAGCTTTGAAAAGTCATAGGCTATAACATACCTAACATCCAAAAAATTCAGCATATTTGGGTACAAAAGAAGATTCTGGGGATTAAACATTACACTCTGACCAGCTCCAATGAACTCCTGGTACCGCTTGGGCGGAGAACTGGTGTAACCCCCGATGGAGTGAATACGTTGAATCATAAGGGTCCCGTCCATAGCCCGCTGGTACATCAGGGGGAATACCCTGTAGATATCCTGATCCTGTTTTAGAAGGCTTATAACTTCATCCTCACCATACATCTCTTCAAGAGTTCTTCCGGCATCCACAATGAAGTTCTTGTCAACTAAGAAAAGGTCGAAATAGGCAATTGCAGAAATGATGAACAGTAAAGATGGGATTTGGACTCTTTTTGAATGGGCAGCGAAGAGCGCACCAAGGCCCACACCGGCGAAAAGTAAGGACAAGATAAAGAAAGCAGGAAACTTCGACAAAGTCTCATCCAGGAGAAAAGTCTTTGTCTTAACGTCGCCCGCATCCTTTGCCCTTTCAAGCATCTTTGCAAAAAGACTCACAAAACCATTTTTGAAGATAAGAAACACAAGGAAAACCAAAAAGAGCCCCCCAAGTACGTAAACAGAAACCTTCCTCATCCTCTGGCCTTCTTTATCCTCTGATAGTAAGGCCTTAACGGAAATAGAAGCTAAGAAAACTCCGATAAAATTAAAGATGAAAAACATGAGGTTAGGAGCACGGAATTTTTTCACTAAGGGTATGACGTAATAAAAAACTCTAAAAACAGGGGTATAACCGCCCCAAACATAAAAGAGTACAAATATTCCGTAGATTGTAAGAAAACGCACAAGCCTATCCTTCCTAAATTTCCCGAAGATGGCCACAAGGGCAACAAATAGCGTAAGTATCCCCATGTATTCGGTATGGAGTTTAAAGTAGCTTCGCCCCCAATACTCATCGAGAATCCCCGAAAACTTGGGAGTTATCAAATTCAAAATCTCCTCAGGAGGCATTGACCAGCTCACTGCATATTCATAACCTCTCTCTGCACCCCTCGCTGTATAAGGCAGGTTCTCCATAACTGGAAAGAAGTAGAAACTATAAATCAATGCAGCCACAATACCACCGAGAATGGAATAAAATACATAAATATAAAACTTTTTGCTTCTCAAATTGTTGCCAACATTAAAATTGTAAAAGAGGAAAAAGGCAACAAGGAAGAGAATACCAAAGTAAGTCATTTGAAGGTGCCCATTGAGGAAGGAATATCCGACAACAAATCCCATCAAAAGAAAGTACACTAACTTCCCTCTATCGATTCCCCTTTTCAGAAGGAAAAGATAAAGGGGAAACAGGGCCATGCTGGTTAAACGCCCAAGGTGTCCTGCGTAAGTAGTAGAAACTAAAACACCTGAAAACCCATACAAAATTCCTGCCAAGAAAGCGACGAGGTCATCACCAAGGTAATCTCTGATAAACCAGAAGGTTGAAAAAGCCGCGATAGTAAGTAAAAACACAAAACCAAGCACATGCGAAACATGAATAGGAAGGACAAAAGTGCTCAAAAATCTAAGGGTTAAGATTTCTGGGAAAAAGGCACCCAGAGTTGGCATTCCACTAAAAATATAGGGATTCCACAACGCTATTGTTTTATGTTCTCTTATGTAATCTCTCATGAAAACCCAGTTGGCGTATCCCCCATTTAACCAGTCCGTTCCCATAAGGGTTTTTGAAGGGGATAAAAAGGCTGCATACATCAAAAAGGCCAACAAAAAATAAATCAAGAAAACTGCGTAGCTTGGGAGTGAAAAATTTTTCTTCCTCAATTCATCCTTCATATTGCCTCCTTCGCTTTAATGATAAAGACAATCCTTTGACTATTCAAACCCTCTGAATTATAATCACTTAAACCAAAAAGGAGGTAAAATGCCTTTAAAACCGGAAATTAAAACCCCATTACCGGGTCCAAAAGCCAAAGAACTACTCAAAAGAGACGAAGAGTACATTTCTCCATCCTATACACGCACTTATCCCGCTGTAATAGAACGAGGAGAGGGAGTGTGGGTATATGACGTTGACGGAAACAGATTTTTAGACATGGCAGCGGGGATTGCAGTACTTACAACGGGCCATTGCCATCCAGAAATTGTTAAAGCGGTACAGGAACAGGTTGGTAAACTTATACATATGTCAGGGACAGACTTTTACTACCCTTACCAGATTGAACTGGCGGAAAAACTTGCAGAAATCGCCCCAGGATCTAAAAATAAAAGGGTGTTCTTCTCCAACTCGGGAACTGAGGCTAATGAAGCTGCACTAAAACTTGCAAGGTATAAAACAAGAAGGCCTATTTTTATAGCCTTTCTTGGCGCCTTCCATGGAAGAACTTTCGGTTCCATGAGCATCTCTGCCTCAAAAGCAATCCACAGAAGGTACTTTAGTCCCCTTCTTCCTCAGGTTGTCCACGTACCTTATCCCAACCCATACCGTCCCATCTTCGGGGTCCCAGAGGAAAAATTATCTGATACCATAATAGATTACATAGAAAACTTTGTTTTTACAACTATTGCACCACCAGAAGAGGTGGCTGCCTTTGTTTTCGAACCAATTCAAGGAGAAGGCGGCTATGTAGTTCCACCTTCGGACTTCTTTAAAAAACTCAAAGCCCTTGCTGACAAATACGATATTCTTCTCATCGATGATGAAGTACAGGCTGGTATGGGAAGAACCGGTAGGATGTTCGCCATTGAACACTTCGATGTAATACCAGACATCGTTACAGTAGCAAAAGGTATTGCCTCTGGATTCCCCTTAGGAGCAACCATTGCAAGGAAATCCCTGATGGATTGGGAATCCGGAACCCATGCCAGCACCTTTGGAGGTAACCCTGTATCCTGCGTCGCAGCTCTGAAAACCATTGAGCTTCTTGAAAATGGGCTTATAGAGAACGCCAGAAGGGTCGGCGAATACTTAAAATCAGAGCTACTCAAACTGAAAGACGAATTCGAATTCATCGGCGACGTCCGGGGGCTCGGTCTCATGATCGGGGTTGAAATCGTAAAAGATAAAACCTCAAAGACACCAGATGCCAAATTGAGAAACAAAATAGTTGATGAATGTTTTTACAAAGGGCTTCTTCTCTTAGGCGCAGGGCCTAACACTGTTAGGTGGTGTCCCGCCCTTATAGTTACGAAGGAAGAAATAGATACAGCCCTCGAGATATTTAGAGAAGTCCTGAAAAAAATTTAAAGGAGGTCAAAATGAGAAAAAAGGTCATCATAATGGGCGCTGCAGGTAGAGATTTCCATAACTTTAATGTTTTTTTCAGAGACAACGAGGAATACGAAGTAGTTGCCTTCACGGCGACACAGATTCCTGACATTGAAGGGAGGAAGTATCCTCCTGAATTGGCCGGAAAGCTTTACCCCAATGGAATACCGATATACTCGGAGGATGAGCTTGAAGATTTGATTAAGAAATTTAAAGTTGACTTTGTGGTTTTTGCATATTCTGATGTTTCGCACGAATATGTTATGAATAGGGCGTCAAGGGCAATGGCCGCTGGCGCCAGTTTCATGCTCCTTGGTCCTTCGCACACAATGTTAACATCGACGAAACCCGTGATTTCTGTTTGTGCTGTCCGAACAGGCTCAGGGAAGAGCCAAACCACCCGCAGGGTTGCAGAAATACTCAAAAAGTTGGGCAAAAAGACCGTTGTAATAAGGCACCCGATGCCCTACGGAGACCTGACAAAACAAGTGGTCCAGAGATTTGGCAGTTTCGAAGATTTAGACAAACACAACTGCACTATAGAGGAGAGAGAAGAGTACGAACCTCATATCGATCGCGGTAATGTCGTATATGCAGGTGTTGATTACGAAAAGATTTTAAGACAGGCAGAGCAAGAGGCTGACGTTGTTCTCTGGGATGGAGGGAACAACGACTTCCCATTCTTCAAACCTGATTTACATATTGTAGTTGTCGACCCACACAGACCGGGCCATGAAGTAACATATCATCCTGGAGAAACAAATCTCAGATTGGCAGATGTTATCGTAATTAACAAAATAGACACTGCTTATCCGGAAGATATTCAGATTGTACGTGAAAATTCAAGATCAGCAAATCCAAGGGCAGTGATAATAGAAGCCGCTTCCCCTATTTTCGTAGAAAACTACGAGGCTATAAAAGGTAAGAAGGTTTTGGTAATTGAAGATGGTCCAACTTTGACCCATGGTGAAATGTCCTACGGTGCTGGATACGTTGCTGCAGAGAAATATGGAGCCGCCGAAATTGTAGATCCAAGACCATATGCAGTGGGTTCGATAAAAGAAACCTACGAAAAGTATACCCAGTTAGAAGTCATTCTGCCCGCTATGGGTTACTCTCCTAAACAGCTAAAGGAACTGGAAGAAACAATTAATGCAGTGCCCGCAGATCTTGTAATCGTTGCGACACCGATAAACCTTGGTAAAATTTTGAAAATTAACAAACCCTATGTGAGGGTAAAATATGAACTCCAGGAAATAGGCAAGCCTGATTTAGAAGACATAATTAAAGAGTTTTTTGAGAAGAGGAGAACAAACTGATGGAAAATAACTGGAGTGAAACCATTGAAAAGGTGCGTAGAGATCTGGATGAGGCTATAAACGGCCTCATCCAGAAAACACTGTTAGAGATCGAGGAACTCCTGAGTGCCACAAAGAACAAGGCTCAGGAGC
Encoded here:
- a CDS encoding glycosyltransferase family 2 protein: MEVSLLVPAKDEKDNIAPLVKYFLEFTQKHNLNWEMIIVDDGSVDGTYEELKRVASGYPNIKFYRHRRNLGVTHALKTALRHAKYEVVAFFPADLQFTLEDVLKMSERIEKEGIDLVAGWKMGKYEKQFVSRIYNFLVRVLFGIKIHDMNSIKVMRREILELLPLRKDWHRYIIPWAKEYGFKIVEERVILRPRIYGVSKYRGFGRILVGFFDLLSVKFLITFRRKPMFFFGGLGLVSTVLGILTGIIALYLRIFRHFGYRPLVYLVMFLLLSGLILFLMGFLGELISGLYDTIEGESLLKYEEDEGNS
- a CDS encoding lysylphosphatidylglycerol synthase transmembrane domain-containing protein, with the translated sequence MRVKKIFWSILQIVLVVALFYYVVSPLVRNAKAFKETFLTLNPWFLSGGVIFLSLIIFCYPFVWRYILKGFGIEIPPKLAIISWIYSNVGKYVPGKIWQFVGRVALTRDVAPEITLATVFLEVIISSSSAVMVFFARFFLKGGIPQLWAIYALLLFAVLIVLQHPRFVKFFLKLFAKVRKQDYDFTKINIPFKRNLLVFVWYFLLWIATGVSFWIMVQGSNIKVSLLDSITTYPISWILGYLMLIAPAGFGVRESILMTLLRGSYPAEVASAFSLLTRMALIFSDFLLFFITLITLGNPLIAKKGGNSN
- a CDS encoding YfhO family protein, coding for MKDELRKKNFSLPSYAVFLIYFLLAFLMYAAFLSPSKTLMGTDWLNGGYANWVFMRDYIREHKTIALWNPYIFSGMPTLGAFFPEILTLRFLSTFVLPIHVSHVLGFVFLLTIAAFSTFWFIRDYLGDDLVAFLAGILYGFSGVLVSTTYAGHLGRLTSMALFPLYLFLLKRGIDRGKLVYFLLMGFVVGYSFLNGHLQMTYFGILFLVAFFLFYNFNVGNNLRSKKFYIYVFYSILGGIVAALIYSFYFFPVMENLPYTARGAERGYEYAVSWSMPPEEILNLITPKFSGILDEYWGRSYFKLHTEYMGILTLFVALVAIFGKFRKDRLVRFLTIYGIFVLFYVWGGYTPVFRVFYYVIPLVKKFRAPNLMFFIFNFIGVFLASISVKALLSEDKEGQRMRKVSVYVLGGLFLVFLVFLIFKNGFVSLFAKMLERAKDAGDVKTKTFLLDETLSKFPAFFILSLLFAGVGLGALFAAHSKRVQIPSLLFIISAIAYFDLFLVDKNFIVDAGRTLEEMYGEDEVISLLKQDQDIYRVFPLMYQRAMDGTLMIQRIHSIGGYTSSPPKRYQEFIGAGQSVMFNPQNLLLYPNMLNFLDVRYVIAYDFSKLDTTRYDENTRSAIRNWINYLSHFSLYKSTGQLALYRNDNNFGRVYFSENYKVLKSDSILSLIKTWPSDSFKKYVLLEKEPEVEAESSSYNGAINLRMVSHQGNSFEISAQLPHPGFVVISENYHPAWKFYVDGKKVQSYIANYAFMAIYCPAGEHKIVAKFESNYHRLGFILCSLGFAISLIALIIAIKKP
- a CDS encoding acetyl ornithine aminotransferase family protein, producing the protein MPLKPEIKTPLPGPKAKELLKRDEEYISPSYTRTYPAVIERGEGVWVYDVDGNRFLDMAAGIAVLTTGHCHPEIVKAVQEQVGKLIHMSGTDFYYPYQIELAEKLAEIAPGSKNKRVFFSNSGTEANEAALKLARYKTRRPIFIAFLGAFHGRTFGSMSISASKAIHRRYFSPLLPQVVHVPYPNPYRPIFGVPEEKLSDTIIDYIENFVFTTIAPPEEVAAFVFEPIQGEGGYVVPPSDFFKKLKALADKYDILLIDDEVQAGMGRTGRMFAIEHFDVIPDIVTVAKGIASGFPLGATIARKSLMDWESGTHASTFGGNPVSCVAALKTIELLENGLIENARRVGEYLKSELLKLKDEFEFIGDVRGLGLMIGVEIVKDKTSKTPDAKLRNKIVDECFYKGLLLLGAGPNTVRWCPALIVTKEEIDTALEIFREVLKKI
- a CDS encoding cyclic 2,3-diphosphoglycerate synthase, with amino-acid sequence MRKKVIIMGAAGRDFHNFNVFFRDNEEYEVVAFTATQIPDIEGRKYPPELAGKLYPNGIPIYSEDELEDLIKKFKVDFVVFAYSDVSHEYVMNRASRAMAAGASFMLLGPSHTMLTSTKPVISVCAVRTGSGKSQTTRRVAEILKKLGKKTVVIRHPMPYGDLTKQVVQRFGSFEDLDKHNCTIEEREEYEPHIDRGNVVYAGVDYEKILRQAEQEADVVLWDGGNNDFPFFKPDLHIVVVDPHRPGHEVTYHPGETNLRLADVIVINKIDTAYPEDIQIVRENSRSANPRAVIIEAASPIFVENYEAIKGKKVLVIEDGPTLTHGEMSYGAGYVAAEKYGAAEIVDPRPYAVGSIKETYEKYTQLEVILPAMGYSPKQLKELEETINAVPADLVIVATPINLGKILKINKPYVRVKYELQEIGKPDLEDIIKEFFEKRRTN